Proteins from a single region of Methanoculleus taiwanensis:
- a CDS encoding Fic family protein, with protein sequence MLKRAGNADPLSLFAPGRRTVNPRAGCIVEDCWFQYALPDDNGARKDKPPYLKRIVPSADWAAYLQREEKDEFVQISVLTMQFELIHPFCDGNGRIGRMLVLLILYEKGLIGSPRFSISAYLERHRSGRKPTPGRSSRCCFRVGGEQMDAGNRRFPQGGAIEPAPSRQISGRLPSVPESGEVVLPEVLYRRMPLQVDLRDLPLWDLVPQKALAAIAAMALSRRAAGSRSSVRGDAFRAEPRRLLLPLLLAKEIAAFI encoded by the coding sequence ATGCTGAAAAGAGCCGGAAACGCAGATCCCCTCTCTCTTTTCGCCCCTGGTCGGCGCACCGTCAATCCTCGGGCTGGTTGCATTGTGGAGGATTGCTGGTTTCAATATGCCCTGCCCGATGATAACGGTGCAAGGAAGGACAAGCCCCCGTATCTGAAGCGCATAGTGCCTTCTGCAGACTGGGCGGCCTACCTGCAGCGCGAGGAGAAGGACGAGTTCGTCCAGATCTCCGTTTTAACAATGCAGTTCGAACTCATTCACCCGTTCTGCGACGGCAACGGACGTATCGGACGGATGCTCGTCCTACTGATCCTGTACGAGAAGGGATTGATAGGCAGCCCGAGGTTCTCCATCAGCGCCTACCTCGAGCGGCACCGCTCCGGTCGTAAGCCGACGCCCGGACGTTCCAGCAGATGCTGTTTCCGGGTAGGCGGGGAGCAAATGGATGCCGGCAACCGACGCTTCCCGCAAGGCGGCGCGATCGAACCGGCACCCTCGCGGCAGATCTCCGGAAGGTTGCCATCAGTACCCGAATCTGGAGAGGTTGTACTTCCAGAGGTTCTGTATCGGCGGATGCCGCTGCAGGTAGACCTGCGGGATCTGCCTCTTTGGGACCTGGTGCCGCAAAAAGCGTTGGCTGCTATCGCCGCGATGGCCTTATCCCGGAGGGCGGCCGGTTCCCGGTCTTCCGTCCGGGGCGATGCTTTCAGAGCAGAGCCTCGAAGGCTTCTTTTACCTTTGCTTCTCGCAAAAGAGATTGCCGCCTTCATCTGA
- a CDS encoding DUF2254 domain-containing protein: protein MSSSRIRRARIRYARDRMRVNFWFVPLLMSFGAIILAWVLLWVDARIPYDITLISRLVLMGGVAETRTFLINMGTTIILTAGVVFTLLTLPLSTMAAQYGSRLVRLFMGDRTTQFILGMFVSTVVYLWAVAETLPLADEGWRIPQLTLTAGVLLLLASFASLILLIQHLSTMIQAPTIVAKAGVELQDAIRSLAPEGRRSASGGGPAVAETGSHPVRAVKAGYIQYIDHDHLLAVATRKDAVIEVRRKTGDFVGPGVVIAHVRRSGQVDVGLAGEVRQAIHIGDRRSPAQDVVYAVTLLTETALRAVSENDSYTPTICLDYLGEGLALFLRQGEPASHHYDRHGRLRLVLEPVTFDELVSDSFAMLRHAGRDSAPVLQHMLEVIATIGTEITSAESCMPLRRQVALIREEARASGLIDEDRRSICRNADLLEAALPCAGLIPDSGATARNEPEEH from the coding sequence ATGAGCAGCTCGAGGATACGGCGAGCCCGGATCCGGTACGCCCGGGATCGGATGCGGGTGAACTTCTGGTTTGTTCCCCTGCTGATGTCGTTTGGCGCGATCATCCTCGCCTGGGTCCTGCTCTGGGTAGACGCCCGTATCCCCTACGATATTACGCTGATCAGCCGCCTCGTCCTGATGGGCGGCGTAGCCGAGACACGCACGTTCCTGATCAACATGGGCACGACTATTATCCTCACCGCGGGCGTGGTCTTCACGCTGCTCACCCTGCCGCTCTCCACGATGGCGGCCCAGTATGGCTCCCGATTAGTCCGGCTCTTCATGGGCGATCGTACGACGCAGTTCATCCTCGGCATGTTCGTGAGCACGGTCGTCTACCTCTGGGCGGTGGCCGAGACCCTTCCCCTGGCTGATGAGGGCTGGAGGATACCGCAGCTCACCCTGACTGCGGGGGTGCTCCTGCTGCTCGCATCCTTCGCCTCGCTGATCCTGCTCATCCAGCACCTGAGCACCATGATCCAGGCCCCCACGATCGTGGCGAAGGCGGGAGTGGAGCTGCAGGACGCGATCCGCTCTCTGGCTCCGGAAGGGCGCCGAAGCGCCTCGGGCGGGGGACCGGCCGTGGCGGAGACCGGCAGCCACCCGGTACGGGCGGTGAAGGCAGGCTACATCCAGTACATCGATCACGACCACCTTCTGGCGGTCGCGACCAGGAAGGACGCCGTCATCGAGGTGCGGAGAAAGACCGGCGACTTCGTCGGCCCCGGGGTCGTCATCGCCCACGTCAGGCGATCTGGTCAGGTGGACGTCGGGCTCGCGGGAGAGGTGCGACAGGCCATCCACATCGGAGACCGACGTTCGCCCGCCCAGGACGTCGTCTATGCCGTCACCCTGCTCACGGAGACGGCGTTGCGGGCGGTGTCGGAGAACGATTCTTACACGCCGACGATCTGCCTGGATTATCTCGGCGAAGGCCTGGCGCTGTTCCTCCGGCAGGGCGAACCGGCCTCCCACCACTACGACCGTCACGGTCGGCTTCGCCTCGTACTCGAGCCGGTGACCTTCGATGAGCTCGTCAGCGACTCCTTCGCCATGCTCCGCCATGCAGGGCGGGACAGCGCCCCGGTGCTCCAGCATATGCTCGAGGTGATCGCGACGATCGGCACGGAGATCACCTCTGCCGAGTCCTGCATGCCCCTGCGCCGCCAGGTCGCCCTCATCCGGGAGGAAGCCCGGGCGAGCGGCCTGATCGACGAGGACCGGCGCTCGATCTGCCGGAACGCGGACCTCCTGGAGGCGGCACTGCCATGTGCGGGGTTGATACCAGATTCCGGTGCCACGGCCCGGAACGAGCCGGAGGAGCATTGA
- a CDS encoding mechanosensitive ion channel family protein — MNVTPDSITDLGAQVGQALIILIVTGIALVAARVVMRRVLWPALRKPRLAPSRQMLSLVEQFVYLLIIVFGLHQVVRVVAPGVLLFDDIFFLFYWLLGIYFAVRLVSATADWYLGVLAPRFDGTTHEKVVSPIKYILYIVIFALAAIILMDFFGITGTALTTSLAALGVTTLVVGLAAENIINDIITGLVIRVDQPFRPGDRIEILELNTWGDVQEVGWRSTRILTRDKRMVTIPNSLIGKNLVTNYSIPDKFFRVETDVAVAYGADIEVVRQLIQEAVEEQDWVVRDRPIQVLLWEFRDTGVLIRARCWIEDYVDTRIVVDQLNTAIYRRLFERGFVSGPVSDIALHTAEGEEHREGA; from the coding sequence ATGAACGTGACTCCGGACTCTATCACGGATCTCGGTGCCCAGGTTGGGCAAGCCCTTATCATTCTTATTGTGACCGGCATCGCCCTCGTCGCCGCCCGGGTCGTTATGCGGCGGGTGCTCTGGCCGGCGCTCAGAAAACCCCGCCTCGCACCGAGCCGGCAGATGCTCTCGCTTGTCGAACAGTTCGTCTACCTGCTCATCATTGTATTCGGCCTGCACCAGGTCGTCCGGGTCGTCGCACCGGGCGTTCTTCTTTTCGACGATATCTTCTTCCTCTTCTACTGGCTCCTTGGGATCTACTTCGCGGTACGCCTGGTCTCCGCCACTGCCGATTGGTACCTGGGCGTGCTCGCCCCCCGGTTCGATGGAACCACCCACGAAAAGGTCGTCTCTCCGATAAAGTACATCCTGTACATCGTCATCTTCGCACTGGCCGCCATCATCCTCATGGACTTCTTCGGCATTACCGGCACAGCCCTCACGACGAGCCTTGCCGCACTCGGCGTGACGACGCTGGTCGTGGGGCTGGCCGCCGAGAATATCATCAACGACATCATCACCGGGCTCGTAATCAGGGTCGATCAGCCCTTCCGGCCGGGCGACCGTATCGAGATACTGGAGCTGAACACCTGGGGCGATGTCCAGGAGGTAGGCTGGCGGTCGACCCGCATCCTCACCCGGGATAAACGTATGGTCACGATCCCGAACTCTCTCATCGGCAAGAACCTCGTCACGAACTACTCGATCCCTGATAAGTTCTTCCGGGTCGAGACCGACGTGGCCGTGGCGTATGGAGCGGATATCGAAGTTGTCCGGCAGCTGATACAGGAGGCCGTGGAGGAGCAGGACTGGGTGGTGAGGGACAGGCCGATCCAGGTGCTGCTGTGGGAGTTCCGGGATACCGGGGTGCTGATCCGGGCCAGATGCTGGATCGAGGATTACGTCGATACCCGAATCGTTGTAGACCAGTTGAACACGGCGATTTACAGGCGGCTCTTCGAGAGAGGCTTCGTATCGGGGCCGGTATCGGATATCGCCCTCCATACGGCAGAAGGTGAAGAGCATAGAGAGGGTGCGTGA
- a CDS encoding arylsulfatase: protein MAQKHPNILILWGDDIGWWNISYNNRGQMGYRTPHIDRIANEGVAFTDYYGQQSCTAGRAAFITGQNPIRTGLTKVGMPGADVGLQAEDPTIAELLKPQGYVTGQFGKNHLGDKDEFLPTMHGFDEFFGNLYHLNAEEEPEDPDYPKDPAFRERFGPRGVLHAVADGRGGQTIEDTGPLTKERMETIDEEVTDRALAFVEKAHRNGKPFFVWYNTTAMHFRTHPAEKHKGKSGQGFYNDVMVAHDENIGRMLDKLDELGIAENTIVMYSTDNGPHFNSWPDAAITPFRSEKNTNWEGGWRVPAFVRWPEKIKPATVLNGIVAHQDWLPTLLAAAGEPAIKEKLLEGHRAGSKTFRVHIDGYNLLPYLTGDVAESPRQTFFYISDDGDILGIRHKDWKAVLMEQRAKQLATWMEPFVPLRIPKIFNLRQDPFERADENSNTYYDWLISHAYLIYGMQALVAAEIEAFTKYPPRQKPAAFNLDAVLRQLEEAGSGKLH from the coding sequence ATGGCACAAAAGCATCCAAATATCCTCATTCTCTGGGGGGATGATATCGGCTGGTGGAACATCAGTTACAACAACCGGGGCCAGATGGGCTACCGAACACCCCATATCGATCGCATCGCCAACGAGGGCGTCGCCTTCACCGACTACTACGGCCAGCAGAGCTGCACGGCAGGGCGGGCCGCCTTCATCACCGGCCAGAACCCGATCCGGACGGGGCTGACCAAGGTCGGGATGCCCGGCGCGGATGTCGGCCTCCAGGCGGAAGACCCGACCATCGCGGAACTCTTAAAACCGCAGGGGTACGTCACGGGCCAGTTCGGGAAGAACCACCTCGGCGACAAGGACGAGTTCCTGCCGACAATGCACGGGTTCGACGAGTTCTTCGGCAACCTCTACCACCTGAACGCCGAGGAGGAGCCCGAGGACCCGGACTACCCAAAAGACCCGGCCTTCCGGGAGCGATTCGGGCCAAGAGGCGTCCTTCACGCCGTGGCGGACGGCCGGGGCGGGCAGACGATCGAGGACACGGGGCCCCTCACGAAAGAGCGCATGGAGACGATCGACGAGGAGGTGACCGACCGGGCTCTCGCGTTCGTAGAGAAAGCGCACAGAAACGGGAAACCGTTCTTCGTCTGGTACAATACCACGGCCATGCATTTCCGAACCCACCCCGCAGAGAAGCACAAGGGCAAGAGCGGCCAGGGGTTCTACAACGACGTGATGGTGGCCCACGACGAGAATATCGGGCGGATGCTCGACAAGCTGGACGAACTCGGTATCGCGGAGAACACGATCGTGATGTACTCGACCGACAACGGGCCGCACTTCAACAGCTGGCCGGACGCCGCGATCACCCCGTTCAGGTCCGAGAAGAACACGAACTGGGAAGGCGGATGGCGCGTCCCGGCGTTCGTGCGCTGGCCGGAAAAGATAAAACCCGCAACCGTACTGAACGGCATAGTCGCCCACCAGGATTGGCTGCCGACGCTCCTTGCCGCCGCCGGCGAGCCGGCGATCAAGGAGAAACTCCTCGAGGGGCACCGTGCCGGGTCGAAGACCTTCCGGGTGCATATCGACGGCTACAACCTGCTCCCGTACCTGACGGGAGACGTCGCGGAGAGCCCGCGGCAGACCTTCTTCTACATCAGCGACGACGGCGATATCCTCGGCATCCGGCACAAGGACTGGAAGGCTGTGCTGATGGAACAGCGGGCGAAACAGCTCGCAACCTGGATGGAGCCGTTCGTGCCGCTCCGGATCCCGAAGATCTTCAACCTGCGGCAGGACCCGTTCGAGCGGGCCGACGAGAACTCGAACACCTACTACGACTGGCTGATCTCCCATGCATACCTTATCTACGGCATGCAGGCGCTCGTCGCAGCCGAGATCGAGGCGTTCACGAAGTACCCGCCGCGCCAGAAGCCGGCCGCGTTCAACCTGGACGCGGTGCTTCGGCAGCTCGAGGAGGCGGGGAGCGGTAAACTCCATTGA
- a CDS encoding type II toxin-antitoxin system HicA family toxin yields the protein MSKVPVLDYDKIVTALQRDGWVVVRTRGSHIRLHKHLPDKLLKLTVPMHKPVKRSTLSHILKQADMTVKDLSDLL from the coding sequence ATGAGCAAGGTACCTGTTCTTGATTATGACAAAATCGTTACCGCTCTTCAACGGGACGGGTGGGTCGTCGTCCGCACGCGTGGCAGCCATATCCGCCTGCACAAGCATCTGCCGGACAAACTACTGAAACTGACAGTCCCTATGCATAAGCCGGTCAAGCGTTCAACGCTGTCGCACATTTTAAAGCAGGCCGATATGACGGTCAAAGATTTGAGTGATCTGCTCTAG
- a CDS encoding type II toxin-antitoxin system HicB family antitoxin, translating to MRLRVVLEPSEEGGYTIYVPSLPGCISEGDTKEEALENIREAIDLYLETVEDDLTFSETAEQIEIAV from the coding sequence ATGAGACTGCGTGTAGTGCTTGAGCCCAGTGAGGAAGGGGGCTATACGATCTATGTACCAAGCCTTCCCGGCTGTATCAGCGAGGGCGACACAAAGGAAGAAGCATTGGAAAATATCAGGGAAGCGATTGACCTGTATCTTGAAACTGTCGAGGATGATCTCACTTTTAGCGAAACAGCCGAGCAGATTGAGATTGCCGTATGA